The Kitasatospora sp. NBC_00374 genome has a segment encoding these proteins:
- a CDS encoding M20 family metallopeptidase, with amino-acid sequence MHRSVDVSVDAMIEDLRTLVEVESPSRDLDALAASAKAVAAVIESRLGGQAVLVESEAGPHVHWSGGGDPRVLILGHHDTVFPLGTLERRPFRVESGHATGPGVFDMLGGLVQAVHGLATLDDRSGVEILVTADEEVGSRSSRALIEERALACGAVLVFEGAADGGALKTGRKGCGTFQVSVTGRASHAGLEPAAGVNALIEASHQVLDIAALGRPGLGTTVTPTVAFAGTLDNVVPAAATVIVDVRVESADEKARVESAFAALTPHLEGAEISVQGSVGRPPMPESASAGLFAAAKRLLPELEGRAVGGGSDGNFTAALGVPTLDGLGAVGGGAHADHEYLVIGTMAERARLVAGLVKAIRDA; translated from the coding sequence ATGCACAGGAGCGTCGACGTGAGTGTCGACGCGATGATCGAGGACCTCAGGACGCTCGTCGAGGTCGAGTCCCCCTCGCGTGATCTCGACGCCTTGGCGGCATCCGCCAAGGCCGTCGCCGCGGTCATCGAGAGCCGGCTGGGCGGGCAGGCCGTGCTCGTCGAGAGCGAGGCCGGGCCGCACGTCCACTGGTCGGGCGGCGGCGATCCCAGGGTGCTGATCCTCGGTCACCACGACACGGTGTTTCCGCTCGGCACCCTGGAGCGCCGCCCGTTCAGGGTGGAGAGCGGGCATGCGACCGGCCCCGGGGTCTTCGACATGCTCGGTGGTCTGGTGCAGGCCGTGCACGGTCTGGCGACGCTCGACGACCGGTCCGGCGTCGAGATCCTGGTGACCGCCGACGAAGAGGTCGGCTCGCGCTCGTCCCGCGCTCTCATCGAAGAACGCGCCCTTGCCTGCGGCGCCGTCCTCGTGTTCGAGGGCGCCGCGGACGGAGGGGCCCTCAAGACCGGCCGCAAGGGCTGCGGGACGTTCCAGGTCTCCGTCACGGGCCGGGCGTCGCACGCGGGTCTGGAACCCGCCGCCGGGGTCAACGCCCTGATCGAAGCGTCACACCAGGTCCTGGACATCGCAGCGCTCGGTCGACCCGGCCTCGGCACCACCGTCACCCCGACCGTCGCGTTCGCGGGCACCCTGGACAACGTCGTCCCCGCGGCGGCGACCGTCATCGTCGACGTCCGGGTCGAGTCCGCCGACGAGAAGGCACGCGTCGAATCCGCGTTCGCAGCGCTGACTCCGCACCTCGAAGGGGCGGAGATCTCGGTGCAGGGATCCGTCGGCCGACCCCCGATGCCCGAGTCGGCGTCGGCCGGGCTGTTCGCAGCGGCGAAGCGGTTGCTTCCGGAACTCGAAGGCAGAGCGGTCGGCGGCGGAAGCGACGGCAACTTCACGGCCGCACTGGGGGTACCGACACTCGACGGCCTCGGAGCGGTCGGAGGCGGAGCCCACGCCGACCACGAATACCTCGTGATCGGCACCATGGCCGAGCGGGCGAGGCTCGTCGCCGGACTCGTGAAGGCGATCCGGGACGCCTAG
- a CDS encoding XRE family transcriptional regulator: MAEPDLSRLLRDTMRRRRLTPQAVADLTGIRTPRIRAWAEDGADGPIRPTARELAELADALALPLAGAAAGSRGSRRVAGR, encoded by the coding sequence ATGGCCGAGCCGGACCTGTCCCGGTTGCTGCGGGACACCATGCGCCGACGGCGACTGACGCCGCAGGCCGTCGCCGACCTCACCGGCATACGGACCCCACGCATCCGCGCCTGGGCCGAGGACGGAGCCGACGGCCCGATCCGGCCGACCGCCCGGGAACTGGCCGAACTCGCCGACGCGCTCGCCCTGCCACTCGCCGGTGCCGCCGCCGGTTCCAGGGGTTCCCGGCGCGTGGCCGGGCGATGA
- a CDS encoding CorA family divalent cation transporter encodes MIVDCAYYRDGRRQHEGAIPLEQAAARCAQGGFVWLGLFEPGPEELAEVRASFGLHELAVEDAQAFHLRPKAEQYEDGTELIILRTARYDDESEEIDTGEISIFLAEHFVIAVRQGIASELAGARSRLEGRPELLRTGSTSTLWAILDQVVDSYAPVVGELERDIEQIEATVFSGAVAPTERIYFLRREATDFYRAVHPLLAVLARRLQPGRSPTGLLPYFRDVHDHLLLVNEEVAAQRDLLATVLEANIAVISVEQNKINLRQTATMERLTILASVFLPLSFVVGFFGQNFAWLVRNVTSLTAFLALGIGGLLLPCLLLYIWLRRRRSHDTPPQPEVRAGAPRASATSTE; translated from the coding sequence ATGATCGTCGACTGTGCGTACTACCGCGACGGGCGTCGCCAGCACGAAGGCGCGATTCCGCTCGAACAGGCCGCCGCGCGCTGCGCCCAGGGCGGGTTCGTCTGGCTGGGCCTCTTCGAACCCGGCCCCGAGGAACTGGCCGAGGTACGCGCGAGCTTCGGACTGCACGAACTCGCCGTCGAGGACGCCCAGGCCTTCCACCTGCGGCCGAAGGCCGAGCAGTACGAGGACGGCACAGAACTGATCATCCTGCGGACCGCGCGCTACGACGACGAGTCGGAGGAGATCGACACCGGCGAGATCAGCATCTTCCTCGCGGAACACTTCGTGATCGCCGTGCGTCAGGGCATCGCCAGCGAGCTGGCCGGCGCCCGCAGCCGACTCGAAGGCCGCCCCGAGCTGCTGCGGACCGGCAGCACGTCCACGCTCTGGGCGATCCTCGACCAGGTCGTCGACAGCTACGCACCCGTCGTCGGGGAGCTCGAGCGCGACATCGAGCAGATCGAGGCGACGGTGTTCTCCGGGGCCGTCGCCCCGACCGAACGGATCTACTTCCTGCGCCGCGAGGCCACCGACTTCTACCGGGCCGTGCACCCGCTGCTCGCCGTGCTGGCGCGGCGGCTGCAGCCGGGCCGGTCGCCGACCGGACTCCTGCCCTACTTCCGCGACGTGCACGACCATCTCCTGCTGGTCAACGAGGAGGTCGCCGCCCAACGCGATCTCCTGGCCACCGTCCTCGAGGCGAACATCGCGGTCATCTCCGTCGAGCAGAACAAGATCAATCTTCGACAGACCGCCACGATGGAGCGGCTGACGATCCTCGCGAGCGTGTTCCTCCCGCTCTCCTTCGTGGTCGGGTTCTTCGGGCAGAACTTCGCCTGGCTGGTCAGGAACGTCACCAGCCTCACCGCGTTCCTCGCCCTCGGCATCGGCGGACTGCTGCTGCCCTGCCTGCTGCTCTACATCTGGCTGCGCCGGCGGCGCAGCCACGACACCCCGCCCCAGCCGGAGGTACGCGCCGGCGCCCCACGCGCTTCGGCCACCTCCACCGAGTGA
- a CDS encoding GNAT family N-acetyltransferase: MTPTLRTERLLLEPYVPADEEDFVTLFQDTRVSRWMGDGPQSEAEDRALFARVFTKVYALNRFDVWAVRHNGRLVGHAEIKPAAVVEGFEIIYALAVEAWGCGLGTEVADAVVDYGFTTLGLAEVHATVAESNLASLALLGRIGFQHVRDIEEDDGSTTRLLTRSRADTAGPASR, encoded by the coding sequence ATGACCCCGACTCTGCGTACCGAGCGTCTGCTGCTCGAGCCGTACGTCCCCGCGGACGAAGAAGACTTCGTGACACTGTTTCAGGACACGAGGGTGTCCCGGTGGATGGGCGACGGTCCGCAGTCGGAGGCCGAGGATCGGGCCCTGTTCGCTCGGGTCTTCACGAAGGTGTACGCCCTGAACCGGTTCGACGTCTGGGCCGTCCGGCACAACGGCCGTCTCGTGGGTCACGCCGAGATCAAGCCCGCCGCGGTGGTCGAGGGCTTCGAGATCATCTATGCGCTGGCCGTCGAGGCGTGGGGCTGCGGCCTGGGCACCGAAGTCGCGGACGCGGTCGTCGACTACGGCTTCACCACCCTGGGACTGGCCGAGGTGCACGCGACGGTCGCCGAGTCGAACCTCGCCTCGTTGGCGTTGCTGGGCAGGATCGGCTTCCAGCACGTCCGTGACATCGAGGAGGACGACGGCAGTACGACCCGCCTGCTCACCCGGAGTCGCGCTGATACTGCCGGGCCCGCCTCGCGGTAG
- a CDS encoding NADPH-dependent F420 reductase, producing the protein MKIAIIGAGNIGGTLARRLCALGHDVSVANSRGPHTIADLAAESGATAQPVEEVARGAELAVVTIPQGKVPGLPAGLFDGAADGLVVVDTGNYYPQQRDGRIEGIEKGNTESRWVEQQLGRPVIKAFNNIYAQHLADFGRPVGAPDRIALPVAGDDARAKEIVRGLVEELGFDAVDAGTLEDSWRQQPGTPVYTTDLDAGGVRRALAAADPERSLAWRATPDSPGTFEHPA; encoded by the coding sequence ATGAAGATCGCGATCATCGGCGCCGGCAACATCGGTGGCACGCTGGCCCGACGGCTCTGCGCCCTCGGCCACGACGTGTCCGTCGCCAACTCCCGTGGGCCGCACACCATCGCCGACCTCGCCGCCGAGAGCGGCGCGACGGCGCAGCCCGTCGAGGAGGTGGCCCGGGGCGCGGAACTGGCCGTGGTGACGATCCCGCAGGGCAAGGTCCCCGGCCTTCCCGCAGGCCTGTTCGACGGAGCGGCCGACGGGCTCGTCGTCGTCGACACCGGCAACTACTACCCGCAGCAGCGCGACGGCCGGATCGAGGGGATCGAGAAGGGGAACACGGAGAGCCGGTGGGTCGAACAGCAGCTCGGACGACCGGTGATCAAGGCCTTCAACAACATCTACGCGCAGCACCTGGCCGACTTCGGACGACCGGTGGGCGCGCCCGACCGGATCGCCCTGCCGGTCGCCGGGGACGACGCCCGGGCCAAGGAGATCGTGCGCGGCCTCGTGGAGGAGCTCGGCTTCGACGCGGTCGATGCCGGCACCCTGGAGGATTCCTGGCGTCAGCAGCCCGGCACGCCCGTCTACACGACGGACCTGGACGCCGGCGGCGTACGGCGGGCGCTGGCCGCGGCCGACCCGGAACGGTCCCTCGCGTGGCGCGCGACCCCCGACAGCCCGGGCACCTTCGAGCACCCCGCCTGA
- a CDS encoding MEDS domain-containing protein: MPTDSVAVPVHRTIPVLRMRPGDHAYADYDDDEARWEVLLTFIHEGLARGEKVTVMADPAVPAEDVHERVHVHHGSAGAAFGRGQLSYTTMRDLISPDARFTAARQMGRLREETETARRQGFTGFRTVIDMAWVEDLGMDIEGVMHRETHAHDLFADRRYAEICTYDRRRFDPDVLDAMRHGHPVALLSRLGALRIEHADGGLRLIGDADVATRPQLLAELPAALDLAAATGSGHVPVDLTGLSFLGSDCAMSLLHAARQLPAGGPRMEIRCLPFHARVLGMLGARSVEQVTVTKVADA; the protein is encoded by the coding sequence GTGCCCACGGACTCCGTCGCCGTCCCCGTGCACCGGACGATACCCGTTCTTCGGATGCGCCCCGGCGACCACGCCTACGCGGACTACGACGACGACGAGGCTCGTTGGGAAGTACTGCTCACCTTCATCCACGAGGGGCTGGCACGCGGGGAGAAGGTCACGGTCATGGCGGACCCGGCGGTCCCGGCGGAGGACGTCCACGAACGCGTGCACGTGCACCACGGATCCGCCGGGGCGGCCTTCGGGCGCGGCCAGCTGTCGTACACCACCATGCGCGACCTGATCAGTCCCGACGCCCGCTTCACGGCCGCGCGCCAGATGGGCCGGCTGCGGGAGGAGACCGAGACGGCGCGGCGGCAGGGCTTCACCGGGTTCCGTACCGTCATCGACATGGCCTGGGTCGAGGACCTGGGGATGGACATCGAGGGGGTGATGCACCGCGAGACGCACGCGCACGACCTGTTCGCGGACCGGCGCTACGCGGAGATCTGCACGTACGACCGGCGGCGCTTCGACCCCGATGTCCTCGACGCCATGCGCCACGGCCACCCCGTGGCCCTCCTGAGCCGCCTCGGGGCCCTGCGGATCGAACACGCCGACGGAGGTCTGCGGCTGATCGGCGACGCCGACGTCGCCACCCGTCCCCAGCTGCTCGCCGAACTTCCGGCCGCCCTCGACCTGGCCGCGGCCACCGGCAGCGGACACGTGCCGGTCGATCTCACGGGGCTGTCCTTCCTCGGGTCCGACTGCGCGATGTCGCTGCTGCACGCGGCCAGACAGCTACCCGCGGGCGGCCCGCGGATGGAGATCCGCTGTCTGCCGTTCCACGCCAGGGTGCTGGGCATGCTCGGTGCCCGGTCCGTCGAGCAGGTCACGGTGACGAAGGTGGCGGACGCATGA
- a CDS encoding PP2C family protein-serine/threonine phosphatase, translating into METGTGRLSPAATGGGDAQLGSVLAALLEASHQAAPWDVPALVREAGRALGLGEARVFLADVQQRLLVPMPEPAPPISGPDVPSGEPSPPEARTRGRDVGDSDVGESGAGLDVDGTLAGRAYRTERLHRGAGPTPECWVPLVDGIERIGVLRVHPGANASAPMEDRARALASLVTLVLGSKSTFSDAIVRTTRTRPMSLQSELLWAFVPPRTIGTRRVTSSAVLEPAYEVAGDAFDHSLAGDVLHVTVVDAMGHDLASGGASAVALAACRSTRRAGGSLADITTAIDDTLNEWIPDRLLTTVLADLDTVTGRLSWVNCGHPAPLLIRAGTVVPGALERRPHPPLGIGLRPGPPEVNRLRLQPGDRILIHTDGVTEARSTEGDLFGEHRLVDHIVRHTATGQPAPETLRRLMHALVVHQDHRLRDDATAVLIDWHPGP; encoded by the coding sequence ATGGAGACCGGGACGGGACGGCTGTCGCCCGCGGCGACCGGCGGCGGTGACGCGCAGCTGGGCTCGGTGCTGGCCGCGCTGCTGGAGGCGTCGCACCAGGCCGCACCCTGGGACGTACCTGCCCTGGTCCGCGAGGCGGGCCGGGCACTGGGGCTGGGGGAGGCGCGGGTGTTCCTGGCGGACGTCCAGCAGCGTCTGCTCGTACCGATGCCCGAGCCGGCCCCGCCGATCTCCGGGCCGGACGTGCCGTCGGGCGAACCGAGCCCACCGGAAGCCCGGACCCGGGGCAGGGACGTCGGCGATTCGGACGTCGGCGAATCGGGGGCCGGACTGGACGTGGACGGCACGCTCGCCGGCCGCGCCTACCGCACCGAGCGCCTCCACCGCGGCGCGGGACCGACGCCGGAGTGCTGGGTCCCGCTGGTCGACGGCATCGAACGGATCGGCGTGCTGCGGGTGCACCCGGGCGCGAACGCCTCCGCACCGATGGAGGACCGGGCCCGGGCGCTCGCCTCCCTGGTGACCCTGGTCCTGGGGTCGAAGAGCACGTTCAGCGACGCCATCGTCCGCACCACCCGGACCCGGCCGATGTCCTTGCAGTCCGAGCTGCTGTGGGCGTTCGTCCCCCCGCGGACGATCGGCACCCGCCGGGTGACCTCCAGCGCCGTCCTGGAACCCGCGTACGAGGTCGCCGGTGACGCGTTCGACCACAGCCTGGCCGGGGACGTCCTCCACGTGACGGTGGTGGACGCGATGGGTCACGACCTCGCCTCCGGTGGTGCGAGTGCCGTCGCGCTGGCGGCGTGCCGCTCCACGCGCCGTGCGGGCGGCTCACTCGCGGACATCACGACAGCGATCGACGACACCCTGAACGAGTGGATCCCGGACCGGCTGCTGACGACCGTTCTCGCCGACCTCGACACCGTCACCGGCCGGCTGTCATGGGTGAACTGCGGACACCCCGCGCCCCTGCTGATCCGCGCCGGCACGGTGGTCCCCGGCGCTCTGGAACGCCGCCCCCACCCGCCCCTCGGCATCGGCCTCCGCCCCGGCCCACCCGAGGTGAACCGGCTCCGGCTGCAGCCCGGCGACCGCATCCTCATCCACACCGACGGGGTGACCGAAGCCCGCTCCACGGAGGGTGACCTCTTCGGCGAGCACCGCCTCGTCGACCACATCGTTCGTCACACCGCCACCGGCCAGCCCGCCCCCGAGACCCTGCGGCGACTCATGCACGCCCTCGTTGTCCATCAGGACCACCGGCTGCGTGACGACGCCACCGCCGTCCTGATCGACTGGCACCCCGGGCCGTGA
- a CDS encoding WD40 repeat domain-containing protein, translated as MSEEAGTPVTGTVPDEPVGPGLLLTTGHEGLPSGYVELAVGPDGTIRAGRRTADTLVTRTGRIDPALLERVLSALRKARPGLAPGDPALTTPATGRRLAVLGLLPAGDQIWDDTTEAPLPGVGNALEALAAQVLDPAAAGRLPSALIALDEPDPAPTEPAARPAAAIGTVAGRPAYALAEPGLGFGLATLDGSVPLGGSDSDAGVLPTAVALGTAGGRDLFAVGGEDGAVQVWDAATGALLHGTAGGEGAQAVTAGLVQGVPLVFSAGREGEVQAWHAEDGRALGLLPVAGNGAAALCHARCADLDLVAAAGDDAVVRVWDAATGEQLHLLVGHTDRVTVLAVLALGNQAVLASAGLDGSIRLWDLATGQPVAVLTGHSGTVTGLAFLTPDTDPLLASCALDGTIRTWDVFTGKALNGWPAERRWLTGLAAVRPAGRPVLVTGDESGSLTFWDPATGAGLGECTPAEAGFPVNALASGELDGRPVLAAGYGDGTLRLWDATLRTELRVTVPDGGPVTSVALCRTDDRPLIVCGTATGAVRCLDPRDGVPLSVPTPHTGAVLGLAFADPVEDGDALLVSAGADGTVRVRDAVTGSPLLRLAADPRGVTALAVGPVAGRRMVATGGTDGVVRLWDALDGRPGAELTGLGGPVEALAFGLLGDRQVVVGGSAGGGVLLWDAQDGTRAAELPGGDAAVRSVVFQNLDGEALLATGDQHAALRLWHVASGTLLNEAGLDRVPLAIAFGDTGLHVVGPGGATTL; from the coding sequence ATGTCGGAGGAAGCCGGAACTCCGGTCACCGGGACAGTGCCTGACGAACCGGTCGGCCCTGGCCTGCTGCTCACCACCGGCCACGAGGGACTCCCCTCGGGGTACGTCGAGTTGGCCGTCGGCCCCGACGGCACGATCCGGGCCGGCCGCCGCACGGCCGACACCCTGGTGACACGCACCGGGAGGATCGACCCGGCACTGCTCGAGCGGGTCCTGTCGGCGCTGCGCAAGGCGCGCCCCGGACTCGCCCCCGGCGACCCGGCCCTCACCACCCCCGCCACCGGCCGCAGACTCGCCGTACTCGGCCTGCTGCCGGCCGGCGACCAGATCTGGGACGACACCACCGAGGCACCCCTGCCCGGGGTCGGCAACGCTCTGGAGGCGCTCGCCGCGCAGGTCCTCGACCCGGCGGCGGCCGGCCGGCTGCCCAGCGCGCTGATCGCCCTCGACGAGCCCGACCCCGCGCCCACCGAGCCCGCCGCCCGGCCCGCGGCCGCCATCGGCACCGTGGCCGGCCGCCCCGCCTACGCGCTCGCCGAACCCGGCCTCGGCTTCGGACTGGCCACCCTGGACGGCTCCGTCCCGCTCGGCGGCTCCGACTCGGACGCCGGCGTGCTGCCCACCGCAGTCGCCCTCGGCACCGCGGGCGGCCGTGACCTGTTCGCGGTCGGCGGCGAGGACGGCGCGGTGCAGGTCTGGGACGCCGCCACCGGCGCCCTGCTGCACGGCACCGCCGGCGGCGAAGGCGCCCAGGCGGTCACCGCCGGACTGGTCCAGGGCGTGCCGCTGGTCTTCTCGGCCGGCCGCGAGGGCGAGGTCCAGGCCTGGCACGCCGAGGACGGCCGCGCGCTCGGCCTGCTGCCGGTCGCCGGGAACGGCGCCGCGGCGCTGTGCCACGCCCGCTGCGCCGACCTCGACCTGGTGGCCGCCGCCGGCGACGACGCGGTGGTCCGGGTCTGGGACGCCGCTACCGGCGAACAGCTCCACCTGCTGGTCGGCCACACCGACCGGGTCACCGTCCTCGCCGTCCTCGCCCTCGGCAACCAGGCGGTGCTCGCCTCCGCCGGGCTCGACGGCTCGATCCGGCTCTGGGACCTCGCCACCGGACAGCCCGTCGCGGTGCTCACCGGCCACTCCGGCACGGTCACCGGGCTCGCCTTCCTCACCCCCGACACCGATCCGCTGCTCGCCTCGTGCGCCCTCGACGGCACCATCCGCACCTGGGACGTCTTCACCGGCAAGGCACTCAACGGCTGGCCCGCCGAGCGCCGCTGGCTCACCGGACTCGCCGCCGTCCGCCCGGCCGGCCGGCCCGTCCTGGTCACCGGGGACGAGAGCGGCAGCCTGACCTTCTGGGACCCGGCCACCGGCGCCGGCCTCGGCGAGTGCACCCCGGCCGAGGCCGGCTTCCCGGTGAACGCCCTGGCCTCCGGCGAGCTGGACGGCCGCCCGGTGCTCGCGGCCGGCTACGGCGACGGCACCCTGCGCCTGTGGGACGCCACCCTGCGCACCGAACTGCGGGTCACCGTCCCGGACGGCGGCCCCGTCACCTCGGTGGCGCTGTGCCGGACCGACGACCGGCCGCTGATCGTGTGCGGCACCGCCACCGGCGCGGTCCGCTGCCTGGACCCCCGGGACGGCGTACCGCTGTCCGTCCCGACGCCGCACACCGGCGCGGTCCTCGGGCTCGCCTTCGCCGACCCCGTCGAGGACGGCGACGCGCTGCTGGTCTCGGCCGGCGCCGACGGCACGGTCCGGGTCCGCGACGCCGTCACCGGCAGCCCGCTGCTGCGGCTGGCCGCCGACCCGCGTGGCGTGACGGCGCTGGCCGTCGGCCCGGTCGCGGGGCGGCGGATGGTCGCCACCGGCGGCACGGACGGTGTGGTGCGGCTCTGGGACGCCCTGGACGGCCGGCCGGGGGCCGAACTGACCGGCCTCGGCGGCCCGGTCGAGGCGCTCGCGTTCGGGCTGCTCGGCGACCGGCAGGTGGTCGTCGGGGGCAGCGCCGGCGGTGGCGTCCTGCTGTGGGACGCCCAGGACGGCACCCGGGCCGCGGAACTCCCGGGCGGCGACGCCGCCGTACGGAGCGTGGTCTTCCAGAACCTCGACGGCGAAGCCCTGTTGGCGACGGGCGACCAGCACGCGGCCCTGCGGCTGTGGCACGTCGCCAGCGGCACGCTGCTCAACGAGGCCGGGCTGGACCGGGTCCCGCTCGCCATCGCCTTCGGCGACACCGGGCTGCACGTGGTGGGCCCCGGCGGCGCGACCACACTCTGA
- a CDS encoding GNAT family N-acetyltransferase, whose amino-acid sequence MTDGQVTIRHPVVGDAATVLAGTRDPLVREFMQGVIPHQDLASAERWIATVPPLLWAEGRAAYFSVALEDGPAVGWAELVDLRPAEAAAEAAVWLLPRARSLKVASAALRLICRFGFEQLELSRIDAYAAAENMPVQVVGAYIGFRRAGYRSELFRSSRTHRLHDAVYATLTPEDLC is encoded by the coding sequence ATGACGGACGGCCAGGTGACGATCCGCCACCCCGTGGTCGGCGACGCCGCCACCGTCCTGGCCGGCACCCGTGACCCGTTGGTACGCGAGTTCATGCAGGGAGTGATCCCCCATCAGGACCTCGCGTCGGCCGAACGCTGGATCGCCACCGTCCCTCCGCTGCTCTGGGCCGAGGGCCGGGCCGCCTATTTCTCGGTGGCGCTCGAGGACGGCCCCGCGGTCGGCTGGGCCGAACTCGTCGACCTGCGGCCCGCCGAGGCCGCCGCCGAGGCCGCGGTCTGGCTGCTGCCCCGGGCCCGCAGTCTCAAGGTGGCGAGCGCCGCCCTTCGGCTGATCTGTCGCTTCGGCTTCGAGCAGTTGGAACTGAGCCGGATTGACGCGTACGCTGCGGCCGAGAACATGCCGGTTCAGGTGGTTGGTGCGTATATCGGATTCCGCCGCGCAGGGTACCGGTCGGAACTGTTCCGCAGCTCCCGGACCCACAGGCTGCACGACGCCGTGTACGCCACCCTTACGCCCGAGGACCTTTGCTGA
- a CDS encoding endonuclease/exonuclease/phosphatase family protein, producing MAAPADADRTHPGGAVRVATFNVLHGRVVRAGRPGALPPDGRAAGPLADAVASLDADVLALQEVDHLQDRSGRIDQARAAAEAAGAVDWRYASALHGRSVLGQGWVLDPSVPRLRVHGPEAAGADGPAVPSHGLALLSRLPVLRWRAVRLSPAPAALPLRVVGRGGLTVVRDRPRVALAAVLAGRRGPFTAVALHLSFVPGWNVRQLLAVRRWIAAMPLPHVLLGDLNLVGPLPRLALAAAGAAGSGRREVAERLHRGAAAQADRTLDGVAPQRRWQRAARGATYPAHRPMVQLDHVLVRGVHLSPVRPAATPATSLSDHRPLVAELPL from the coding sequence ATGGCGGCTCCTGCGGACGCGGACCGGACGCACCCCGGCGGGGCGGTCCGGGTGGCGACGTTCAACGTCCTGCACGGCCGGGTGGTCCGGGCCGGCCGGCCCGGGGCGCTGCCGCCGGACGGGCGCGCGGCAGGTCCGCTCGCCGACGCCGTGGCATCGCTGGACGCGGACGTCCTCGCACTGCAGGAGGTCGACCACCTCCAGGACCGCTCCGGCAGGATCGACCAGGCCCGGGCCGCAGCCGAGGCGGCGGGTGCGGTGGACTGGCGCTACGCCTCGGCGCTGCACGGTCGTTCGGTGCTCGGACAGGGCTGGGTCCTGGACCCGTCCGTCCCCCGCCTGCGGGTGCACGGCCCCGAGGCGGCCGGCGCGGACGGCCCCGCTGTGCCCTCGCACGGCCTCGCCCTGCTGTCGCGGCTCCCGGTACTGCGCTGGCGGGCGGTACGGCTGTCCCCGGCGCCGGCCGCCCTCCCCCTGCGGGTGGTCGGCCGCGGCGGCCTCACCGTCGTCCGGGACCGGCCGCGGGTGGCGCTGGCCGCCGTCCTGGCAGGGCGGCGGGGCCCGTTCACCGCGGTGGCGCTCCATCTCTCCTTCGTGCCGGGCTGGAACGTCCGCCAACTCCTCGCGGTGCGGCGCTGGATCGCCGCCATGCCGCTCCCGCACGTGCTGCTCGGCGACCTGAACCTGGTCGGCCCGCTGCCCCGGCTGGCCCTGGCCGCCGCCGGGGCCGCCGGATCCGGCCGCCGGGAAGTCGCCGAACGCCTGCACCGGGGTGCCGCCGCGCAGGCCGATCGGACCCTTGACGGCGTTGCCCCGCAGCGCCGTTGGCAGCGGGCGGCCCGCGGGGCGACCTATCCCGCGCACCGGCCGATGGTCCAGCTCGACCACGTGCTGGTCCGCGGCGTTCACCTGTCCCCGGTCCGTCCGGCCGCGACCCCGGCCACCTCGCTCTCCGACCACCGGCCCCTGGTGGCCGAGCTGCCGCTGTAG